A single window of Halobacillus naozhouensis DNA harbors:
- a CDS encoding M28 family peptidase: MPKKLLTFLLAAGLVVSSVPLTATAYEHTPNKNADHAFDNKVIKKIDVNRMYNHIALLSENPREAGTQGEYEAVQYIKDEFESYGYDTEIQPFTFQEWDGGTSTISINSQEFSGDVHTFNGSINTSVEAPLEYVGLGAPEEAGSEVKGKIALIERGTYTFYDKVQNVMENGAVGVIMFNGEGQSGNHFGYTYDGQDIPAVAIKREAGLELVERLKTEEVNATLTVEDAGPIDKTSYNVIATKEPHKKKDNGQIVMIGAHHDSVAGGPGANDDASGVSAVLELAKIMAKTPTDTELRFMTFGAEEKGLVGSYHYASTLSEDEVERTVGHFQMDMVGSRDAGELIMFTPDGQKNLVTDLGAAAGARVAEVVEYGQLGRSDHVPFFQRGIPAALFIHAPLEPWYHSPQDTLDKISKEKLQEVTEIVGAAVYQIARPDTPALENAAVAPGPVHYKFDDRPL, encoded by the coding sequence ATGCCTAAGAAACTGCTTACCTTTTTATTAGCTGCTGGGTTGGTAGTAAGTTCAGTACCTTTAACCGCAACTGCGTATGAACATACTCCCAACAAGAATGCAGATCATGCTTTTGACAATAAGGTGATAAAGAAAATTGACGTGAACCGGATGTACAACCATATTGCCTTGCTTTCGGAGAACCCCCGCGAAGCAGGAACACAAGGAGAATATGAAGCTGTTCAATATATTAAAGATGAATTTGAGAGCTATGGATATGATACGGAGATTCAACCATTTACGTTTCAAGAATGGGACGGCGGCACTTCAACTATTTCCATCAATAGCCAAGAGTTCTCAGGTGACGTCCATACTTTCAATGGCTCTATAAATACCAGTGTGGAAGCACCTCTAGAATATGTAGGTTTAGGAGCCCCCGAGGAAGCAGGAAGTGAAGTTAAAGGGAAAATCGCATTAATCGAACGAGGAACTTATACTTTTTATGACAAGGTACAAAATGTAATGGAAAATGGGGCTGTCGGTGTCATCATGTTTAATGGTGAAGGCCAGTCAGGTAACCATTTTGGCTATACGTATGATGGACAAGACATCCCTGCCGTTGCAATTAAACGGGAAGCGGGGCTGGAACTTGTCGAACGTTTGAAAACGGAAGAGGTAAATGCAACCTTAACGGTTGAAGATGCAGGACCGATCGATAAAACCTCCTACAATGTCATTGCAACGAAAGAACCTCACAAGAAAAAGGATAACGGTCAGATTGTGATGATCGGGGCACACCATGACTCTGTAGCAGGAGGGCCAGGGGCCAATGATGATGCCTCAGGCGTATCCGCCGTATTAGAACTCGCTAAAATTATGGCAAAAACGCCAACGGACACAGAACTTCGCTTCATGACATTTGGAGCAGAGGAAAAGGGGCTTGTCGGTTCTTATCATTACGCTAGCACTTTAAGTGAAGATGAAGTTGAGCGTACTGTGGGGCACTTCCAAATGGATATGGTCGGAAGCCGTGATGCGGGAGAACTGATCATGTTCACACCTGATGGCCAAAAGAATCTCGTCACAGATTTAGGCGCTGCAGCCGGAGCCAGGGTTGCGGAAGTAGTTGAATACGGTCAGCTTGGGCGAAGTGACCACGTTCCATTCTTCCAGCGCGGCATACCAGCAGCTCTATTCATTCATGCGCCACTTGAGCCTTGGTACCATTCTCCACAAGATACTCTAGATAAAATCAGTAAAGAAAAACTTCAAGAAGTAACAGAAATTGTCGGGGCCGCTGTTTACCAAATTGCCCGACCTGATACCCCCGCACTTGAGAACGCAGCGGTTGCTCCTGGGCCTGTCCATTATAAATTCGATGACCGGCCACTATAA
- a CDS encoding ABC transporter ATP-binding protein — protein sequence MSEILELDHVSKKYEQGNETITVLNHVSMSVRTGEFGAILGPSGSGKSTLLSIIGALTNPTGGEVKLSGRNVHHLSKKEQTNLRLEEIGFIFQGANLVPFLTVKEQLQLIGQLIHQKNKITKRAEDLLTHLGLTERSSHYPEHLSGGEQQRVAIARALMNQPSLILADEPTASLDRDRGKSVVNLLANETRKRNIATIMVTHDEAMIKNCDWVYRM from the coding sequence ATGAGTGAAATCTTAGAATTGGACCATGTATCGAAGAAATATGAACAAGGAAACGAAACGATCACTGTATTGAACCATGTGTCCATGAGCGTAAGGACAGGTGAATTCGGAGCCATTTTGGGACCATCTGGATCTGGTAAAAGTACACTGCTGTCGATCATCGGGGCGTTAACCAACCCTACGGGGGGCGAAGTGAAACTAAGCGGACGAAATGTCCATCACCTTTCAAAAAAAGAACAGACCAACTTGCGCCTTGAGGAAATTGGCTTTATTTTTCAAGGTGCGAACCTAGTCCCTTTCTTAACCGTGAAAGAACAATTACAACTCATCGGTCAACTCATTCATCAGAAAAATAAAATTACGAAGCGCGCGGAAGACTTGCTTACCCATCTCGGCTTAACCGAGCGCAGCAGCCATTACCCTGAACATCTATCAGGAGGAGAACAACAACGTGTTGCCATCGCTCGTGCCTTGATGAATCAGCCAAGCCTTATTCTGGCAGATGAACCGACCGCAAGCCTCGACCGTGATCGAGGAAAATCAGTAGTCAACTTGCTTGCTAACGAGACGAGGAAACGAAACATCGCTACAATTATGGTGACCCACGATGAAGCTATGATCAAAAATTGTGATTGGGTTTACCGGATGTGA
- a CDS encoding PTS sugar transporter subunit IIB, whose amino-acid sequence MKKVLVVCGNGLGSSMIVEMNVKAALKDMGKDAEVSHTDLTTAKTEQADLFLGSEDIVESLEDGNKNVVKLKNLMDKNELREALENNL is encoded by the coding sequence ATGAAAAAAGTATTAGTTGTATGTGGAAATGGATTAGGAAGCAGTATGATTGTTGAAATGAACGTAAAGGCCGCCTTAAAAGATATGGGTAAAGATGCTGAAGTATCTCATACAGACCTAACAACAGCCAAGACAGAACAAGCTGATTTATTTCTAGGTTCTGAAGATATAGTTGAGAGCCTCGAAGATGGAAACAAAAATGTAGTCAAGCTGAAAAACTTAATGGATAAGAACGAGCTCCGTGAAGCATTAGAAAACAATTTGTAA
- a CDS encoding BglG family transcription antiterminator — MVLDKRRAHLLSVIRQSTTPIPTKNLVDKMKVSQRTIYYDLEHINGWLTGQGLDPIENKHGKGYFLPQRSRNKVIISNEESFDVWQYQLSKPERELLIKAKILLEEHDASMKTFMEITGMSRGTVAKALQVIKQDFMQHGLFLHYNKGVGYHLSGSEEVKRKILSDLLSTIFSHENWHNVRPEVHKMVQPESKDPSQKLDRREHVKSLLYDAEEKMGLTLTDEMVEMLSLQILIIIRRIHSKSFIHVDSEEKGILKQTEAYQASLLITQKLEYLWDILFPDDEVCFVAMNLLGAKVQHDDFSRYTRQEMAGLKQVVQRMVSDFQTYSCVIFDDRQGLEENLISHIKPTYYRLKYGVQIANELSDSIQENYQDIYHLTKRVMIHLEYYVGQPIPDEEAAYITLHFGGWLTKEKKKVETKFKAIIVCENGIGTSNMLRSQLENLIAGLDVTATLSMREYQAGHDHADIIFSTNFIKPKNTPVIHVPAILTNLEKEHVMKRMNELFYSKGSPKDPTDHVMEVIERHATIHEKDELRRSLNQLLENKTSGTKELRKPMLNELLTDQTIQFRDSVSSWEEAITFAAQPLIEQHSIHSHYVNAMIENVNELGPYIVIAPRIAIPHARPETGVERLGMSLLRLKEPVYFSEKEKHRAQLVIVLAAIDNQTHLKALAQLTEVLSNEENVEQLIAANDSNSVIQLINQYVQA; from the coding sequence ATGGTACTGGATAAAAGGCGTGCACACTTATTATCCGTCATTCGACAATCTACGACTCCCATCCCAACTAAAAATCTGGTCGATAAAATGAAGGTGTCACAACGAACCATTTATTATGATCTTGAGCATATTAATGGCTGGCTTACAGGTCAGGGATTAGATCCAATCGAAAATAAGCATGGCAAGGGATATTTCTTACCTCAACGTTCTAGAAACAAAGTTATTATTTCCAATGAGGAAAGTTTTGACGTTTGGCAATACCAACTATCTAAGCCAGAACGTGAACTGCTCATTAAAGCGAAAATCCTATTAGAAGAACACGATGCCTCCATGAAAACATTCATGGAAATTACCGGGATGAGTCGAGGAACCGTGGCCAAAGCTCTACAAGTTATCAAACAAGATTTTATGCAGCATGGGTTGTTTTTGCATTATAACAAAGGAGTAGGCTATCACTTGAGTGGGTCAGAGGAAGTAAAAAGAAAAATACTTTCAGACCTCCTGTCGACCATTTTCTCTCATGAAAATTGGCATAATGTTCGTCCTGAAGTTCATAAGATGGTTCAACCCGAATCGAAAGACCCTTCCCAAAAACTAGACCGAAGAGAACATGTAAAGAGCCTGCTATACGACGCAGAAGAAAAAATGGGATTAACACTCACAGATGAAATGGTAGAGATGTTATCTCTGCAAATTTTAATTATTATAAGGCGAATTCATTCGAAGAGCTTCATCCATGTGGACTCCGAGGAAAAGGGAATCCTAAAACAAACCGAAGCCTACCAAGCTTCCTTGCTTATCACCCAAAAACTTGAGTATTTATGGGACATTTTATTTCCAGATGATGAAGTTTGTTTTGTTGCAATGAATCTGCTTGGGGCAAAAGTGCAACATGACGATTTTAGTAGATATACCAGACAAGAAATGGCTGGGCTAAAACAAGTCGTTCAACGCATGGTTTCTGACTTCCAAACCTATTCCTGCGTCATATTTGACGATAGACAAGGCCTGGAAGAAAATCTGATCTCCCATATAAAACCAACCTACTACCGGTTGAAATATGGTGTGCAAATCGCGAATGAGCTCTCAGATAGTATACAAGAAAACTATCAGGATATTTATCATTTAACGAAGCGTGTCATGATACACTTAGAATATTATGTCGGTCAACCAATTCCCGACGAAGAAGCCGCCTATATTACCTTACACTTTGGCGGCTGGCTTACTAAGGAGAAGAAAAAGGTAGAAACGAAGTTCAAAGCCATTATTGTCTGTGAAAACGGGATAGGCACTTCTAACATGCTACGATCACAACTAGAAAATTTAATTGCAGGACTAGATGTGACAGCCACCCTTTCTATGAGGGAGTATCAGGCAGGTCACGATCATGCAGATATTATATTTTCTACTAATTTTATTAAACCGAAGAACACCCCTGTTATACATGTCCCAGCTATTTTGACCAACCTTGAAAAAGAACATGTTATGAAGCGGATGAATGAGCTCTTCTATTCCAAAGGTTCTCCAAAAGATCCTACCGACCATGTAATGGAGGTCATAGAGCGTCATGCAACTATTCATGAAAAAGATGAACTTAGGAGATCCTTAAATCAGTTATTGGAGAACAAAACCTCCGGAACAAAGGAGTTAAGAAAACCAATGCTCAATGAATTATTAACCGACCAAACCATTCAATTTAGAGACTCTGTTTCAAGTTGGGAGGAAGCGATTACCTTTGCTGCTCAACCATTGATTGAACAGCATTCTATCCACTCCCATTACGTTAATGCAATGATTGAAAATGTAAACGAGTTAGGTCCTTATATCGTGATCGCTCCACGAATTGCCATTCCACATGCCCGCCCAGAAACAGGGGTGGAACGTTTAGGAATGAGCTTACTTCGGCTGAAAGAACCCGTCTATTTTTCTGAAAAAGAAAAGCATCGGGCACAGCTAGTTATTGTACTGGCTGCGATCGATAACCAGACTCATCTAAAAGCATTAGCCCAGCTGACCGAAGTTTTATCAAACGAGGAAAATGTTGAGCAGTTAATTGCAGCAAATGACAGCAATAGTGTGATTCAGTTGATTAACCAATATGTTCAAGCGTAG